Proteins encoded within one genomic window of Pongo pygmaeus isolate AG05252 chromosome 18, NHGRI_mPonPyg2-v2.0_pri, whole genome shotgun sequence:
- the PARD6A gene encoding partitioning defective 6 homolog alpha isoform X2: MARPQRTPARSPDSIVEVKSKFDAEFRRFALPRASVSGFQEFSRLLRAVHQIPGLDVLLGYTDAHGDLLPLTNDDSLHRALASGPPPLRLLVQKRGEEGYSGQPLWEADSSGLAFASNSLQRRKKGLLLRPVAPLRTRPPLLISLPQDFRQVSSVIDVDLLPETHRRVRLHKHGSDRPLGFYIRDGMSMRVAPQGLERVPGIFISRLVRGGLAESTGLLAVSDEILEVNGIEVAGKTLDQVTDMMVANSHNLIVTVKPANQRNNVVRGASGRLTGPPSAGPGPAEPDSDDDSSDLVIENRQPPSSNGLSQGPPCWDLHPGCRRPGTRSSLPSLDEQDQASSGWGSRIRGDGSGFSL, from the exons ATGGCCCGGCCGCAGAGGACTCCGGCGCGCAGTCCCGATAGCATCGTCGAGGTGAAGAGCAAA TTTGACGCCGAGTTCCGACGCTTCGCGCTGCCCCGCGCTTCGGTGAGCGGCTTCCAGGAGTTCTCGCGGTTGCTGCGGGCGGTGCACCAGATCCCGGGCCTGGACGTGCTACTTGGCTATACGGATGCTCACGGCGACCTGCTGCCCCTCACCAACGACGACAGCCTGCACCGAGCCCTGGCCAGCGGGCCCCCGCCACTGCGCCTACTGGTGCAGAAGCGGGGTGAGGAGGGGTACAGTGGGCAGCCTCTGTGGG AAGCTGACTCCAGCGGCCTGGCTTTTGCCTCCAACTCTCTGCAGCGGCGCAAGAAAGGGCTCCTGCTGCGGCCAGTGGCACCCCTGCGCACCCGGCCACCCTTGCTAATCAGCCTGCCCCAAGATTTCCGCCAGGTTTCCTCAGTCATAGACGTGGACCTACTGCCTGAGACCCACCGACGGGTGCGGCTGCACAAGCATGGTTCAGACCGCCCCCTGGGCTTCTACATCCGAGATGGCATGAGCATGCGTGTGGCTCCCCAGGGCCTGGAGCGGGTTCCAGGAATCTTCATCTCCCGCCTGGTACGTGGGGGTCTGGCTGAGAGTACAGGGCTGCTGGCAGTCAGTGATGAGATCCTCGAGGTCAATGGCATTGAAGTAGCTGGGAAGACCTTGGACCAAGTGACGGACATGATGGTTGCCAACAGCCATAACCTCATTGTCACTGTCAAGCCCGCCAACCAGCGCAATAACGTGGTGCGAGGGGCATCTGGGCGTTTGACAGGTCCTCCCTCTGCAGGGCCTGGGCCTGCTGAGCCTGATAGTGACGATGACAGCAGTGACCTGGTCATTGAGAACCGCCAGCCTCCCAGTTCCAATGGGCTGTCTCAGGGGCCCCCGTGCTGGGACCTGCACCCTGGCTGCCGACGTCCTGGTACCCGCAGCTCTCTGCCCTCCCTGGATGAGCAGGATCAGGCCAGTTCTGGCTGGGGGAGTCGCATTCGAGGAGATGGTAGTGGCTTCAGCCTCTGA
- the PARD6A gene encoding partitioning defective 6 homolog alpha isoform X3 — protein sequence MARPQRTPARSPDSIVEVKSKFDAEFRRFALPRASVSGFQEFSRLLRAVHQIPGLDVLLGYTDAHGDLLPLTNDDSLHRALASGPPPLRLLVQKRAEADSSGLAFASNSLQRRKKGLLLRPVAPLRTRPPLLISLPQDFRQVSSVIDVDLLPETHRRVRLHKHGSDRPLGFYIRDGMSMRVAPQGLERVPGIFISRLVRGGLAESTGLLAVSDEILEVNGIEVAGKTLDQVTDMMVANSHNLIVTVKPANQRNNVVRGASGRLTGPPSAGPGPAEPDSDDDSSDLVIENRQPPSSNGLSQGPPCWDLHPGCRRPGTRSSLPSLDEQDQASSGWGSRIRGDGSGFSL from the exons ATGGCCCGGCCGCAGAGGACTCCGGCGCGCAGTCCCGATAGCATCGTCGAGGTGAAGAGCAAA TTTGACGCCGAGTTCCGACGCTTCGCGCTGCCCCGCGCTTCGGTGAGCGGCTTCCAGGAGTTCTCGCGGTTGCTGCGGGCGGTGCACCAGATCCCGGGCCTGGACGTGCTACTTGGCTATACGGATGCTCACGGCGACCTGCTGCCCCTCACCAACGACGACAGCCTGCACCGAGCCCTGGCCAGCGGGCCCCCGCCACTGCGCCTACTGGTGCAGAAGCGGG CAGAAGCTGACTCCAGCGGCCTGGCTTTTGCCTCCAACTCTCTGCAGCGGCGCAAGAAAGGGCTCCTGCTGCGGCCAGTGGCACCCCTGCGCACCCGGCCACCCTTGCTAATCAGCCTGCCCCAAGATTTCCGCCAGGTTTCCTCAGTCATAGACGTGGACCTACTGCCTGAGACCCACCGACGGGTGCGGCTGCACAAGCATGGTTCAGACCGCCCCCTGGGCTTCTACATCCGAGATGGCATGAGCATGCGTGTGGCTCCCCAGGGCCTGGAGCGGGTTCCAGGAATCTTCATCTCCCGCCTGGTACGTGGGGGTCTGGCTGAGAGTACAGGGCTGCTGGCAGTCAGTGATGAGATCCTCGAGGTCAATGGCATTGAAGTAGCTGGGAAGACCTTGGACCAAGTGACGGACATGATGGTTGCCAACAGCCATAACCTCATTGTCACTGTCAAGCCCGCCAACCAGCGCAATAACGTGGTGCGAGGGGCATCTGGGCGTTTGACAGGTCCTCCCTCTGCAGGGCCTGGGCCTGCTGAGCCTGATAGTGACGATGACAGCAGTGACCTGGTCATTGAGAACCGCCAGCCTCCCAGTTCCAATGGGCTGTCTCAGGGGCCCCCGTGCTGGGACCTGCACCCTGGCTGCCGACGTCCTGGTACCCGCAGCTCTCTGCCCTCCCTGGATGAGCAGGATCAGGCCAGTTCTGGCTGGGGGAGTCGCATTCGAGGAGATGGTAGTGGCTTCAGCCTCTGA
- the PARD6A gene encoding partitioning defective 6 homolog alpha isoform X1, whose product MARPQRTPARSPDSIVEVKSKFDAEFRRFALPRASVSGFQEFSRLLRAVHQIPGLDVLLGYTDAHGDLLPLTNDDSLHRALASGPPPLRLLVQKRGEEGYSGQPLWAEADSSGLAFASNSLQRRKKGLLLRPVAPLRTRPPLLISLPQDFRQVSSVIDVDLLPETHRRVRLHKHGSDRPLGFYIRDGMSMRVAPQGLERVPGIFISRLVRGGLAESTGLLAVSDEILEVNGIEVAGKTLDQVTDMMVANSHNLIVTVKPANQRNNVVRGASGRLTGPPSAGPGPAEPDSDDDSSDLVIENRQPPSSNGLSQGPPCWDLHPGCRRPGTRSSLPSLDEQDQASSGWGSRIRGDGSGFSL is encoded by the exons ATGGCCCGGCCGCAGAGGACTCCGGCGCGCAGTCCCGATAGCATCGTCGAGGTGAAGAGCAAA TTTGACGCCGAGTTCCGACGCTTCGCGCTGCCCCGCGCTTCGGTGAGCGGCTTCCAGGAGTTCTCGCGGTTGCTGCGGGCGGTGCACCAGATCCCGGGCCTGGACGTGCTACTTGGCTATACGGATGCTCACGGCGACCTGCTGCCCCTCACCAACGACGACAGCCTGCACCGAGCCCTGGCCAGCGGGCCCCCGCCACTGCGCCTACTGGTGCAGAAGCGGGGTGAGGAGGGGTACAGTGGGCAGCCTCTGTGGG CAGAAGCTGACTCCAGCGGCCTGGCTTTTGCCTCCAACTCTCTGCAGCGGCGCAAGAAAGGGCTCCTGCTGCGGCCAGTGGCACCCCTGCGCACCCGGCCACCCTTGCTAATCAGCCTGCCCCAAGATTTCCGCCAGGTTTCCTCAGTCATAGACGTGGACCTACTGCCTGAGACCCACCGACGGGTGCGGCTGCACAAGCATGGTTCAGACCGCCCCCTGGGCTTCTACATCCGAGATGGCATGAGCATGCGTGTGGCTCCCCAGGGCCTGGAGCGGGTTCCAGGAATCTTCATCTCCCGCCTGGTACGTGGGGGTCTGGCTGAGAGTACAGGGCTGCTGGCAGTCAGTGATGAGATCCTCGAGGTCAATGGCATTGAAGTAGCTGGGAAGACCTTGGACCAAGTGACGGACATGATGGTTGCCAACAGCCATAACCTCATTGTCACTGTCAAGCCCGCCAACCAGCGCAATAACGTGGTGCGAGGGGCATCTGGGCGTTTGACAGGTCCTCCCTCTGCAGGGCCTGGGCCTGCTGAGCCTGATAGTGACGATGACAGCAGTGACCTGGTCATTGAGAACCGCCAGCCTCCCAGTTCCAATGGGCTGTCTCAGGGGCCCCCGTGCTGGGACCTGCACCCTGGCTGCCGACGTCCTGGTACCCGCAGCTCTCTGCCCTCCCTGGATGAGCAGGATCAGGCCAGTTCTGGCTGGGGGAGTCGCATTCGAGGAGATGGTAGTGGCTTCAGCCTCTGA
- the PARD6A gene encoding partitioning defective 6 homolog alpha isoform X4: MARPQRTPARSPDSIVEVKSKFDAEFRRFALPRASVSGFQEFSRLLRAVHQIPGLDVLLGYTDAHGDLLPLTNDDSLHRALASGPPPLRLLVQKREADSSGLAFASNSLQRRKKGLLLRPVAPLRTRPPLLISLPQDFRQVSSVIDVDLLPETHRRVRLHKHGSDRPLGFYIRDGMSMRVAPQGLERVPGIFISRLVRGGLAESTGLLAVSDEILEVNGIEVAGKTLDQVTDMMVANSHNLIVTVKPANQRNNVVRGASGRLTGPPSAGPGPAEPDSDDDSSDLVIENRQPPSSNGLSQGPPCWDLHPGCRRPGTRSSLPSLDEQDQASSGWGSRIRGDGSGFSL, translated from the exons ATGGCCCGGCCGCAGAGGACTCCGGCGCGCAGTCCCGATAGCATCGTCGAGGTGAAGAGCAAA TTTGACGCCGAGTTCCGACGCTTCGCGCTGCCCCGCGCTTCGGTGAGCGGCTTCCAGGAGTTCTCGCGGTTGCTGCGGGCGGTGCACCAGATCCCGGGCCTGGACGTGCTACTTGGCTATACGGATGCTCACGGCGACCTGCTGCCCCTCACCAACGACGACAGCCTGCACCGAGCCCTGGCCAGCGGGCCCCCGCCACTGCGCCTACTGGTGCAGAAGCGGG AAGCTGACTCCAGCGGCCTGGCTTTTGCCTCCAACTCTCTGCAGCGGCGCAAGAAAGGGCTCCTGCTGCGGCCAGTGGCACCCCTGCGCACCCGGCCACCCTTGCTAATCAGCCTGCCCCAAGATTTCCGCCAGGTTTCCTCAGTCATAGACGTGGACCTACTGCCTGAGACCCACCGACGGGTGCGGCTGCACAAGCATGGTTCAGACCGCCCCCTGGGCTTCTACATCCGAGATGGCATGAGCATGCGTGTGGCTCCCCAGGGCCTGGAGCGGGTTCCAGGAATCTTCATCTCCCGCCTGGTACGTGGGGGTCTGGCTGAGAGTACAGGGCTGCTGGCAGTCAGTGATGAGATCCTCGAGGTCAATGGCATTGAAGTAGCTGGGAAGACCTTGGACCAAGTGACGGACATGATGGTTGCCAACAGCCATAACCTCATTGTCACTGTCAAGCCCGCCAACCAGCGCAATAACGTGGTGCGAGGGGCATCTGGGCGTTTGACAGGTCCTCCCTCTGCAGGGCCTGGGCCTGCTGAGCCTGATAGTGACGATGACAGCAGTGACCTGGTCATTGAGAACCGCCAGCCTCCCAGTTCCAATGGGCTGTCTCAGGGGCCCCCGTGCTGGGACCTGCACCCTGGCTGCCGACGTCCTGGTACCCGCAGCTCTCTGCCCTCCCTGGATGAGCAGGATCAGGCCAGTTCTGGCTGGGGGAGTCGCATTCGAGGAGATGGTAGTGGCTTCAGCCTCTGA
- the CARMIL2 gene encoding LOW QUALITY PROTEIN: capping protein, Arp2/3 and myosin-I linker protein 2 (The sequence of the model RefSeq protein was modified relative to this genomic sequence to represent the inferred CDS: inserted 1 base in 1 codon) — MAQTPDGISCELRGEITRFLWPKEVELLLKTWLPGDGAVQNHVLALLRWRAYLLHTTCLPLRVDCTFSYLEVQAMALQETPPQVTFELESLRELVLEFPGVAALEQLAQHVAAAIKKVFPRSTLGKLFRRPTPASMLARLERSSPSESTDPCSPCGGFLETYEALCDYNGFPFREEIQWDVDTIYHHQGCRHFSLGDFSHLGSRDLALSVAALSYNLWFRCLSCVDMKLSLEVSEQILHMISQSSHLEELVLETCGLRGDFVRRLAQALAGHSSSGLRELSLAGNLLDDRGMAALSRHLERCPGALRRLSLAQTGLTPRGMRALGRALATNTAFDSALTHLDLSGNPGALGASEDSGGLYSFLSRPNVLSFLNLAGTDTALDTVRGCSXGGWMTGRADWRAGRGGLGPPAGVANSLPPQLFAALSRGCCTSLTHLDASRNVFSRTKSRAAPAALQLFLSRARTLRHLGLAGCKLPPDALRALLDGLALNTHLRDLHLDLSACELRSAGAQVIQDLVCDAGAVSSLDLADNGFGSDMVTLVLAIGRSRSLRHVALGRNFNVRCKETLDDVLHRIVQLMQDDDCPLQSLSVAESRLKLGASVLLRALATNPNLTALDISGNAMGDAGAKLLAKALRVNSRLRSVVWDRNHTSALGLLDVAQALEQNHSLKAMPLPLNDVAQAQRSRPELTARAVHQIQACLLRNNRADPASSDHTTRLQPLGLVSDPSEQEVNELCQSVQEHVELLGCGAGPQGEAAVHQAEDAIQNANFSLSILPILYEAGSSPSHHWQLGQKLEGLLGQVGEVCRQDIQDFTQATLDTARSLCPQMLQGSSWREQLEGVLAGSRGLPELLPEQLLQDAFTRLRDMRLSITGTLAESIVAQALAGLSAARDRLVESLAQQATVTMPPALPAPDGGEPSLLEPGELEGLFFPEEKEEEEEEKDDSPPQKRPELSHGLHLVPFIHSAAEETEPEPELAAPGEDAEPQAGPSARGSPSPAAPGPPAGPLPRMDLPPAGQPLRHPTRARPRPRRQHHHRPPPGGPQVPPALPQEGNGLSARVDEGVEEFFSKRLIQQDRLWAPEEDPATEGGATPVPRTLRKKLGTLFAFKKPRSTRGPRPDLETSPGAAPRTRKTTFGDLLRPPTRPSRGEEPGGAEGDTSSPDPARRSRPRYTRDSKAYSMILLPAEEEATLGARPDKRRPLERGETELAPSFEQRVQVMLQRIGVSRGSGGAEGKRKQSKDGEIKKAGSDGDIMDSSTEAPPISIKSRTHSVSADPSCRPGPGSQGPESATWKTLGQQLNAELRSRGWGQQDGPGPPSPGQSPSPCRTSPSPDSLGLPEDPCLGPRNEDGQLRLRPLSAGRRAVSVHEDQLQAPAERPLRLQRSPVLKRRPKLEAPPSPSLGSGLGTEPLPPQPTEPSSPERSPPSPATDQRGGGPNP; from the exons ATGGCCCAGACCCCCGACGGCATCTCCTGTGAGCTGCGAG GCGAGATCACCAGGTTCCTGTGGCCCAAAGAGGTGGAGCTGCTGCTGAAAACCTGGCTACCCGGGGATGGTGCTGTGCAAAACCATGTCCTG GCACTGCTACGATGGAGAGCCTACCTGCTGCACACCACCTGCCTCCCGCTGAGG GTGGACTGCACGTTCAGCTACCTGGAGGTTCAGGCCATGGCGCTGCAGGAGACACCCCCTCAG GTCACCTTTGAGCTGGAGTCCCTGCGTGAGCTGGTCCTGGAGTTTCCTGGTGTGGCCGCCCTGGAACAGCTGGCCCAGCACGTGGCTGCAGCCATCAAGAAGGTCTTCCCTCGCTCGACCCTTGG GAAGCTATTCCGGAGGCCCACACCTGCCTCCATGCTGGCTCGGCTGGAGAGAAGCAGCCCCTCGGAGTCCACTGACCCCTGCAGCCCCTGTG GTGGCTTCTTGGAGACATACGAGGCTCTGTGTGATTACAATGGCTTCCCTTTCCGAGAGGAGATTCAGTGG GACGTGGACACCATTTACCATCACCAGGGCTGCCGCCATTTCAGCCTGGGAGACTTCAGCCACCTCGGCAGTCG GGACCTGGCCTTGAGTGTGGCTGCCCTGTCCTACAACCTGTGGTTCCGGTGCCTCTCCTGTGTGGACATGAAGCTG AGCCTTGAGGTCTCAGAACAGATTCTGCACATGATAAGTCAGTCATCACACCTGGAGGAGCTGGTGCTGGAGACCTGCGGCCTGAGAGG AGACTTTGTCCGACGACTGGCCCAGGCGCTGGCGGGACACTCAAGCTCTGGGCTGCGGGAGCTCAGCTTGGCAGGGAACCTGCTGGATGACCGAG GCATGGCTGCACTCAGCAGACACCTCGAGCGTTGTCCAGGAGCCCTGAGGAGACTCAGCCTCGCCCAGACAGGGTTGACACCGCGAG GAATGAGGGCTCTGGGCCGGGCACTGGCCACCAATACCGCCTTCGACTCTGCCCTGACCCACCTGGACCTTTCTGGGAATCCTGGGGCGCTGGGGGCCTCAGAGGACAGTGGG GGCCTCTATAGCTTCCTGAGCCGTCCTAACGTGCTGTCGTTCCTGAATCTCGCAGGCACCGACACCGCCCTGGACACTGTGAGGGGGTGCT GTGGGGGATGGATGACCGGCAGGGCGGACTGGAGGGCGGGACGGGGAGGGCTCGGTCCCCCCGCGGGTGTAGCCAACAGCCTCCCCCCGCAGCTCTTCGCAGCGCTATCCCGAGGCTGCTGCACCAGCCTTACCCACCTCGACGCTTCGAGGAACGTCTTCTCCCGCAC GAAGTCCCGTGCCGCGCCGGCCGCGCTGCAGCTTTTCCTCAGCCGCGCGCGGACGCTGCGGCACCTGGGCCTGGCGGGCTGCAAGCTGCCGCCCGACGCGCTCAG AGCCCTTTTGGATGGCCTCGCGCTCAACACGCACCTCCGCGACCTGCACCTGGACCTCAGCGCTTGCGAG ctGCGCTCGGCCGGCGCCCAGGTGATACAAGACTTAGTGTGCGACGCAGGCGCTGTGAGCTCCCTGGATCTGGCGGATAACG GCTTCGGCTCTGACATGGTGACTCTGGTGCTGGCCATCGGGAGAAGCCGGTCCCTGAGACATGTGGCGCTTGGAAGGAACTTCAACGTCCGGTGCAA GGAGACCCTGGACGACGTCCTGCACCGGATTGTCCAGCTCATGCAGGACGATGATTGT CCTCTTCAGTCTCTGTCGGTGGCTGAGTCTCGGCTGAAGCTGGGCGCTAGCGTCCTACTCCGGGCCCTAGCCACCAATCCTAACCTGACCGCGCTGGATATCAGCGGCAACGCCATGGGGGACGCGGGCGCCAAGTTGCTGGCCAAGGCGCTGCGGGTCAACTCGAGGCTCCG GTCTGTGGTCTGGGACCGGAACCACACATCTGCTCTGGGTCTGCTGGACGTGGCGCAGGCGCTGGAGCAGAACCACAGCCTGAAGGCCATGCCTCTGCCACTGAACGATGTGGCCCAGGCGCAGCGCAGCCGCCCGGAACTGACAGCACGTGCGGTCCATCAG ATCCAAGCCTGTCTCTTGAGGAACAACCGCGCAGACCCTGCCTCTTCTGACCACACGACCCGCCTTCAGCCACTCGGTCTGGTCTCAGACCCCTCAGAGCAG GAAGTGAATGAATTGTGTCAGTCGGTGCAGGAGCATGTAGAGCTGCTGGGCTGTGGGGCTGGGCCCCAGGGTGAAGCCGCTGTGCACCAGGCCGAGGATGCCATCCAAAATGCCAACTTCTCTCTCAGC ATTCTCCCCATTCTATATGAAGCTGGAAGCTCCCCAAGCCATCACTGGCAGCTTGGGCAGAAGCTGGAGGGCCTTCTGGGACAGGTGGGCGAGGTCTGCCGCCAGGACATCCAG GACTTCACTCAGGCCACACTGGACACAGCAAGGAGCCTCTGCCCACAGATGCTGCAGGGATCCAGCTGGAGGGAGCAGCTAGAGGGGGTCCTGGCAGGCTCGAGGGGCCTCCCGGAGCTGCTCCCAGAGCAGCTGCTGCAAGATGCCTTCACTAGGCTCAG GGACATGCGGCTATCAATCACGGGGACCTTGGCAGAGAGCATTGTGGCTCAGGCTTTGGCAGGCCTGAGTGCAGCCCGGGATCGGCTG GTGGAGAGTCTGGCTCAGCAGGCAACAGTGACAATGCCCCCTGCCCTACCAGCACCAGATGGAGGTGAGCCCAGCCTCCTTGAGCCTGGGGAATTGGAAGGTCTTTTCTTCCccgaggagaaggaagaggaggaggaggagaag GATGACAGTCCTCCACAGAAACGGCCTGAGCTCAGCCACGGTCTTCACCTGGTCCCCTTCATTCACA GTGCTGCTGAGGAAACGGAGCCGGAGCCCGAGCTGGCGGCTCCGGGAGAAGATGCGGAGCCGCAGGCGGGGCCGTCCGCGCGCGGCTCTCCGAGCCCTGCCGCCCCCGGGCCCCCGGCCGGCCCGCTGCCCCGCATGGACCTGCCACCGGCGGGGCAGCCCCTGCGCCATCCGACCCGGGCCCGGCCGCGGCCGCGCCGCCAGCACCACCACCGCCCGCCGCCGGGGGGCCCCCAG GTACCCCCGGCCTTGCCGCAGGAAGGGAATGGGCTCAGTGCCCGCGTGGACGAGGGCGTGGAGGAATTCTTCTCCAAAAGGCTGATCCAGCAGGATCGCCT CTGGGCCCCCGAGGAGGACCCGGCCACTGAGGGGGGCGCCACTCCTGTCCCCCGTACACTCCGAAAGAAGCTGGGCACCCTCTTTGCCTTCAAGAAGCCTCGTTCAACGCGGGGTCCACGGCCTGATCTAGAGACCAGCCCTGGGGCAGCTCCCCGAACCCGAAAAACTACATTTGGCGACCTACTGCGGCCACCAACCCGTCCCAGCCGTGGTGAGGAGCCGGGTGGGGCTGAGGGGGACACCAGCAGCCCTGACCCTGCCCGCAGGAGCCGACCTCGCTACACAAGAGATAGCAAGGCCTACTCGATGATACTGCTGCCTGCCGAGGAGGAGGCAACGCTGGGTGCCAGACCCGACAAG CGGCGGCCCCTGGAGCGGGGAGAAACAGAGCTGGCTCCATCCTTTGAACAGCGGGTACAAGTAATGCTGCAGAGGATAGGCGTCAGCCGAGGCAGCGGGGGTGCTGAAGGCAAGAGGAAGCAA AGCAAAGACGGCGAGATCAAGAAAGCTGGCTCAGATG GTGACATTATGGATAGTTCCACGGAGGCCCCTCCCATCTCGATCAAGTCCCGCACCCACTCTGTGTCTGCTG ACCCCTCCTGCAGACCTGGCCCAGGGAGCCAGGGGCCCGAGTCTGCCACCTGGAAGACACTGGGGCAGCAGTTGAATGCGGAGCTCAGGAGCCGTGGTTGGGGCCAACAGGATGGTCCAGGCCCTCCCTCCCCTGGTCAAAGCCCAAGTCCCTGCAGAACCAGCCCCTCCCCAgacagcctgggcctcccagaggaCCCTTGCTTGGGCCCCAGGAATGAAG ATGgccagctgaggctgaggcctctcTCGGCAGGGCGGCGAGCAGTGTCTGTGCATGAGGACCAGCTCCAGGCCCCTGCTG AACGGCCCCTGCGGCTGCAGCGCTCCCCCGTCCTCAAACGCAGGCCAAAACTCGAGGCACCTCCATCCCCAAGCCTAG GATCTGGCCTTGGAACCGAGCCTCTGCCCCCACAGCCCACAGAGCCCTCCAGCCCTGAGCGGAGCCCACCCTCCCCAGCCACAGACCAAAGAGGCGGCGGCCCCAATCCCTga
- the ACD gene encoding adrenocortical dysplasia protein homolog, producing the protein MAGSGRLVLRPWIRELILGSETLSSPRAGQLLEVLQEAEAAAAGPSHAPDTSDVGATLLVSDGTHSVRCLVTREALDTSDWEEKEFGFRGTEGRLLLLQDCGVHVQVAEGGAPAEFYLQVDRFSLLPTEQPRLRVPGCNQDLDVQKKLYDCLEEHLSESTSSNAGLSLSQLLDEMREDQEHQGALVCLAESCLTLEGPCTAPPVTHWAASRCKATGEAVYTVPSSMLCISENDQLILSSLGPCQRTQGPELPPPDPALQDLSLTLIASPPSSPSSSGTPALPGHMSSEESGTSISLLPALSLAAPDPGQRSSSQPPPAICSAPAPLTPRSPHASRTPSSPLQSCTPSLSPRSHVPSPHQTLVTRPQKPSLEFKEFVGLPCKNRPPFPRTGATEGAQEPCSVWEPPKRHRDGSAFQYEYEPPCTSLCARVQAARLPPQLMAWALHFLMDPQPESQPTPT; encoded by the exons ATGGCAGGTTCGGGGAGGCTGGTCCTACGGCCCTGGATTCGGGAGCTGATTCTGGGGTCAGAGACACTCTCCAGTCCACGAGCCGGGCAGCTGCTCGAG GTACTACAGGAGGCCGAGGCCGCGGCCGCGGGCCCATCTCACGCCCCTGATACGTCCGACGTCGGGGCCACGCTGCTTGTGTCTGACGGGACCCACAGTGTCCGATGCCTGGTGACGCGGGAGGCCCTGGACACTTCGGACTG GGAGGAGAAGGAGTTCGGCTTCCGCGGGACAGAGGgccggctgctgctgctgcaggacTGCGGGGTCCATGTCCAGGTCGCTGAGGGCGGCGCG CCCGCAGAGTTCTACCTCCAGGTGGACCGCTTCAGCCTGCTGCCCACGGAGCAGCCCCGGCTACGGGTGCCTGGTTG caACCAAGACTTGGATGTTCAGAAAAAGCTCTATGACTGCCTTGA GGAGCACCTTTCAGAGTCCACCTCGTCCAACGCAG GCCTATCACTGTCCCAGCTTCTGGATGAAATGCGGGAGGACCAGGAGCATCAGGGGGCACTCGTGTGCCTGGCTGAAAGCTGCCTGACACTGGAGGGCCCTTGTACAGCACCCCCCGTCACCCACTGGGCTGCCTCACGATGCAAGGCCACG GGAGAAGCTGTGTACACTGTCCCCAGCTCAATGCTGTGCATCTCTGAGAATGACCAGCTAATTCTGAGCTCTCTAGGCCCCTGTCAGAGGACACAGG GCCCTGAGCTGCCCCCACCAGACCCGGCTCTGCAGGACCTATCTCTGACCCTCAtagcctctcctccttcctcacccAGTTCCTCAG GAACCCCGGCCTTACCCGGCCACATGTCATCTGAGGAAAGTGGTACCAGCATCAGCCTTCTGCCTGCCCTGTCCTTGGCTGCTCCAGACCCAGGGCAGAGGAGCAGCTCCCAGCCCCCACCAGCCATCTGCTCAGCCCCTGCCCCCCTGACCCCCAGGTCCCCACACGCCAGCCGTACCCCCAGCTCCCCACTCCAGAGCTGCACTCCCAGTCTCTCACCCCGTAGCCATGTCCCCAGTCCACACCAGACTCTTGTGACCAGGCCCCAGAAACCTAGCCTGGAGTTCAAGGAGTTTGTAGGGTTGCCCTGCAAGAATCGGCCGCCTTTTCCCAGGACCGGAGCTACCGAGGGAGCCCAGGAGCCCTGCTCTGTCTGG GAACCCCCAAAGAGGCATCGTGATGGTTCTGCCTTCCAGTATGAGTATGAGCCACCCTGCACGTCCCTCTGTGCTCGGGTCCAAGCTGCCAG GCTTCCTCCCCAGCTCATGGCCTGGGCCTTGCACTTTCTGATGGATCCACAGCCAGAGTCTCAGCCAACTCCGACGTGA